Genomic DNA from Candidatus Sulfurimonas marisnigri:
TAATAGAACTCATTGGAGGACAATTTTCTTTACCACCAAGCAACTCTTTAACTGCTGCTGTTTCATTCTTATCATTAATTGGTGTGCTCGTTCCATGTGCATTAATATAGTCAAGTTTAGGCGAACCTGCCATTTTATATGCAGCTTTCATTGCACGAGCCGGACCATCAAGACTTGGTGTTGTAATATGGTTAGCATCTCCGCTCTCTCCAAAACCTATAATTTCTCCATATATATTTGCACCACGAGCCACTGCATCTTCATATACTTCTAAAATAAGGGCTGCCGCACCTTCGCCCATAACAAAACCATCACGGTTTGTGTCAAATGGACGAGAAGCACCCTTAGGATTGTCATTATTAGTAGAGAGTGCTTTCATAGCAGCAAAACCACCAACACCAGCACCCGTTACAGCACACTCTGCCGAAACAACTAACATTTTGTCAGCACCACCACACATAATAGTCTTAACTGCTTCGCTTATTGCATGTGTTCCTGCAGCACATGCAGTAACACTTGAAAGGTTTGGACCTTTTGTCCCATGTTCAATAGAAACGAAACCGCCAAGCATATTTACTAATGCTCCAGGAATAAAGAATGGAGAAATTCTACGAGGTCCTTTAGTTTCTATTATTATAGAGTTTTTCTCTATTGAAGGAAGCCCACCTATTCCTGAACCTGCACTTATGCCAAATCTTTCCATATCTGTATTTTCGTCAAGATTAGCATCAGCCATTGCTTCTTGCGCAGCCTTAAGACCAAGATGAATAAATCTATCCGCTTTTTTCACCTCTTTTGGTGCCATTACAGTTTCTGGATTGAAATCTTTAACTTCACCTGCAATTTTAACAGCATAATTTTCAGGGTCAAAAAGAGTAATAGTATCTATTCCGCATACACCTTTACAGATAGCTTTAAAAGAACTTTCTTTATCGTTTCCAACTGCATTTATCATGCCTAAACCTGTGACAACAACTCTTTTCATTTAATCTCTCCATGATAAATTATAAAATATTTTATAAAAATCAGTAATCAAACTGACCACTAAAAATATTTTACTACCGAGAAGCACTCGATAGTGTTATAGTAGTGTTATTTACTTTCTATATAAGTTACAACGTCTCTAACTGTTTGAATTTTTTCTGCTTCATCATCAGGTATTTCAATATCAAACTTTTCTTCAAGAGCCATAACTAATTCAACTACGTCAAGGCTATCAGCACCTAAATCTTCAACAAATTTTGCGTCTTCTTTTACTTCATCTGCATTAACGCCTAATTGTTCAACTACTACTTCTTTAATATCGTCTAAAAGTGCCATTCTAGCTCCTATGTTTTGTGTATAAATTCACGAAATTATATCATAGTTAGCTTAATTATTTTAAAATCTTTAGCAAATAAAAGCAATCAAGGCTTACGCCATATTTAAACCACCATTAACTTTTAGTGTCTCACCAGTTATATAACTAGAATGATCTGAGAGTAAAAAAGCTGTTGCTTCTGCTACCTCTATAGCATTTCCAAATCGTTTCATTGGGATATTTGCAGTAAAACCATTTTTAATTTCCTCACTAAGAGCATCTGTCATCTCTGTTGCTATAAAGCCTGGTGTTACAGTGTTATAGCGTATACCACTGGTAGCTGCTTCAATAGCAAAACTTTTTGTCATAGCTATTACTCCGCCTTTAGAAGCAGCGTAGTTTGTTTGACCACCATTCCCAGTTTCTCCAACTATTGAAGCAATATTTACAACCGAGCCAAATTTCTTTTTACGCATAACTTTCATAGACTCACGACAACCAATAAAACAAGATGTAAGGTTTGCATTTATTACACTCATAAAATCATCCGTTTTCATTCTAAGAGCTAGTTTGTCATTTGTTATTCCCGCATTGTTTACAAGGTAAGAGAGCTCTCCATCACTATCAATAATAGTTTTAATTGCATCAACAAATGCTACTTCGTCACTTACATCAAAACCAATCACTGCAGCATTTCCGCCAGCAGTTTCTATTGCATCTTTTACTTCGTCAGCTTCTGTCGCACCACTTCTGTAATTAATCCACACTTTAAGACCAAAACCTGCTAAAGTTTTTGCAATTTCTGCACCAATACCTCGACTTGAACCTGTAACTAAAACATTTTTTCCACTAAATTTCATTTTATAAACTTCTCCATTTTAAATTTAAAAAGCACCTGAGTGCGTGAGCTTTCTGCTGAAGAAAACTCAGTGTTAACGTAGCCAAAGGAATTATTTCCTTTGGCGCTAGCAATATATACTGCACTATATCAGCGAGTGATCCATATCTTTTGGGATTTCTATATCCATAAGTTTCAAAACTGTTGGTGCTATATTGTTTAAAGCACCTGTCTGAACTTTACTAACTCCCTCTGCTTGAACAAAACACCAAACTTTTCCAACTGTATGGTTTGTCAAAATATCTCCTGCTTCATCTCTCATCTCTTCGCAATTACCATGGTCGGATGTAATTACTAATGAATAATCACTCTCTTTTGCTTTTTTCATAATTTTACCAAGCTCTGTATCAACAGCAGTAACTGCAATTTTTGCTGCTTCAAAATCACCAGTATGTCCAACCATATCGCCATTTGCGAAGTTTACGACTACAAAATCATACCCATCATCCATGCCTTTTAAAACTGCACAACCAACTTCCTCTGCACTCATCTCAGGTTTTTCATTATAAGTCTTTACATCTGGAGATGGAATAAGCACTCTTGTCTCATTAGCATAAGGTTCATCAATTCCACCATTTAAGAAAAAAGTCACATGTGCATACTTTTCAGTTTCTGCTGTATGAAGCTGCCTTAATCCTTTAGATGAAATAACCTCTGCGAGTGTATTTTTTGGAGCATCTTTTTTAAATAATACTGGATATGTGAAACTTTTGTCATATTCTGTAATTGTTGCTAGGTTAACCTTCACATGTGTTCTTGTAAATCCGTCGAAGTTTTTATCACCAATAGCTGAGACAAGTTCTCTCATCCTGTCACTTCTAAAATTTATAGTTAAAACACTGTCCCCACCTTCAAACCCATCATAACCATCAAAGGCAACGGGAGCTACAAACTCGTCTGTATCTCCTAAAGCATATGAAGAGCCAATGTATCCAGCTGGCGTATAATCTGTCTTTGGAGTTGCATTTACAATTGCTTCATAACCTCTTTGAACTCTTTCCCAACGGTTATCTCTATCCATACTATAAAAGCGACCGGATATCGTAGCTATCTTAATGTTTTCATTGAGATGATTTTCAACTAGCTTTATATATTTTCCCGCAGAAGTTGGAGAAACATCTCTTCCATCAGTGATAAGATGTAAAAAAACCTCTTTACCCTCTTTTGAAGCCAAATCAGCTATTCCCATAAAATGTTCTATATGAGAGTGAACTCCGCCGTCACTCATAAGTCCAATAAGATGCAGTCTGCCAGAAGCTTTAAAAAGATTTTTTAGCTCGACATTGTCTTTTAAAGTATTTTCACTTAAGGCCAAAGAGATTTTAACCAAATCTTGATATAAAACTCTTCCACTACCAATGCTCATATGTCCAACTTCTGAATTTCCCATCTGTCCCTCAGGAAGCCCAACGCTGAGCCCAAATGTGTCAATAAGTGAATGAGGAGTTTCACTAAAGAGCTTATCATATGTTGGTTTTTTGGCATTGTAAAACGCATTATGTTCGGTTTTAGAACTAAACCCTATGCCATCTGTTATGACTAAAACAACTTTTTTATTCAAAATTTTTCCTTCAAAACAAAACTTTTATGCAATTATACTATAATGTCATTTTTATATTAATAAGGATATGTAACTTTGCTGTATTGGCTATCAGAAATACTAAATATTAACATACTTGGATACATTACAATAAGAGCTGGAATCTCTTTCTTCTTAGCTCTATTTTTTACAATGTTTTTAATGCCCCGCTTTATAAAATGGGCGCAAAGAACTTCAAGCGTTCAGCCTATCAACGATTGGGCACCGGATAGGCATAAAGAAAAAGCGAAGACCCCTACTATGGGTGGAGTTGTGTTTATTTTTGCTACAATTTTGGCATCTCTTATCACCATTAAGTTTTCAAATATTTATGCTATTGGCTCACTTTTAACTCTTGGATTATTTGCCATAATAGGTTTTCAAGATGATTATGCAAAAATTAAAAAAAATGAAAATTTAGCTGGTTTAAAAGCAAGAACAAAACTTATATTTCAAATTCTATCTGCACTTATTATTGCATCTTTTTTATGTATATTTGCAGACTTTAATACAGAGCTTTACATTCCATTTATTAAAAATCCTATCTTTGACATGGGCATATACGCAATAATTTTTTGGGCAATAGTTATGATTGCAACTTCAAATGCCGTTAATCTTACGGATGGACTTGACGGACTTGCAACTGTTCCCTCAATAGCAGCGCTTACATCTTTTGCTATTATCATATACATAACAGGTAATGCAAAGATAAGTTCATACCTTCTTATGCCTAATTTCAATGTTGGTGAAGTTGCTATTGTCGCGAGTGCTCTAATGGGTGCACTTACTGGTTTTCTATGGTACAACTGCCACCCTGCTGAAGTTTTTATGGGAGACAGTGGTTCTCTTACCATTGGAGCTTTTTTAGGATATCTTGCAATAATTTCCAAAAGTGAAATTCTTCTCCTTCTGATTGGTTCGATATTTGTTATAGAGACTCTCTCTGTTATTCTTCAAGTTGGAAGTTATAAACTTAGAAAAAAAAGAGTCTTTTTGATGGCACCAATTCATCACCATTTTGAGATGAAACAGTGGTCAGAAAACAAAATTATTGTTAGGTTCTGGATAATTGCAATTTTATCTAATATGATTGCATTAATATCACTAAAGATACGCTAATGCAAAGAGTGTCTCTTTTTGGTTATGCACATACAACAAAAGCGCTAACAAAACTTTTCCCAAATGCAGTTTTTTATGATGACAAGGTGTCAAAACCATTCACGGACGAAAATGGTTTCAGAGTTAAACCATCATCAGAATTTAATCCAAAATACTCTGATTTAGAGATTCCTTCTCCTGGAATTCCACCGTCAAATCCACTTATTGCTAAAGCTAAAAATCTTATAAGTGAGTATGACTGCTTTGCCAAAAACTCTCCACTTACTGTTTGGATAAGTGGAACAAATGGAAAAACAACCACAACTCAAATGATGCAACATTTGCTAGAAGACAGAGGCTCTCAAGCAGGTGGAAACATAGGCACTCCATTGGCAAACTTAAGAAGTGATGCTGATATATGGATTTTAGAGACAAGTTCTTTTACTATGCACTACACAAATCAAGCTCTTCCAAATATTTATGTTTTACTTCCGATAAACCCAGACCATTTAAGCTGGCATGGTTCCATGGATGAATACGTAAAAGCAAAATTAAAACCTATAGAAAAAATGCAAGAGGGGGAAATAGCAATAATCCCACATGTTTATAAAGATATTGTAACTTCAGCACATGTTGTTACATACAAAAACGAACAAGATCTAGCATCATATTTTGATATAGAGAGTGAAAAAATAAACTTCAAAGGTGCATTTCTTGCGGATGCTCTTTTGGCAATGGCCGTTGATAAAATACTTTTTGATAGAGTTGATTATGAAAAGATAAACTTTTTTAAACTTGACCCTCACAGACAAGAGGAGTTGAGAGATAGCAAAAATCGCTTATGGGTAAACGATACCAAAGCAACAAACATTGATGCTACTATTGCTGCTTTAGAGAGATACAAAACTCTACATGTACATCTTATTTTGGGTGGGGATGACAAGGGTGTTGAATTAACTGAACTATTTGAATACTTAAAAAATTGTAGTGTTGAGATATACAATATTGGCACAAACAAAGAGAAACTTTCACAATTAGCAAAAGAGTACAATATTAAATTTAAATTGTGTAAAAACTTAGCAGAAGCTATAGATAAAATAGATGAAAATTTAAAAGAAAATGAGCTTGGTATGCTCTCCCCCGCCGCTTCTAGCCTTGATGAATTCAGCTCGTATGCCCAAAGAGGTGACGAATTTAAAGAAGCTGTTGGCACTATAAGCTAGTATTCAGTACACAATCGATATAATTTCGCTCTTTAAAAGATGGCCAATTAGCTCAGTCGGTAGAGCAAGTGACTGAAAATCACTGTGTCCTTGGTTCGATTCCGAGATTGGCCACCACCGTTTTTTTAAAGAACCTTTTTAACTTACAAATATTTACCGTGGCCAATTAGCTCAGTCGGTAGAGCAACTGACTGAAAATCAGTGTGTCCTTGGTTCGATTCCGAGATTGGCCACCACCCTATATTCAAAATCACTTTAACATTAATATATTGTAAACTTAATCTTTGATATAATTCTCAATGCTTATTGTATTGGGCATATTTGGGGCTGACCTGGTTTCGACGGGATCAAGTAGCTTTTAACTGCATGTCGGACTGAGCATTTCCGTTATACGGCTCAAAATTGCTTAAACGCAAACAATACAAATTACCGCCCAGCTTACGCAGTAGCATAAGTTTTACCCCCTCTTAGAGGACGGGCTGCTTCACCTATGGACTCTAGATAAATAGGATTCGAAGTATAACCCCTATGTAGATATACTATATGTCCGCCTCGTGCATATAATGAACCCTAGAGGATCGTCTTGTGTAGCTTTGCAAGTTGTGTGAAGCAAGATTAAACTTAAACGGCTTTTCTAAGCATGTAGACGTTAGGAGTAGCGTGGTTTCGGACTGGAGTTCGATTCTCCACAGCTCCACCAACTCATAATCTAAACCAATCCACAAAACCATAGTTAAATTATTTCCCCTGCTTTATGGTCTAGTTATATGACATTAACTAACATTTTATATGTCTTTTTTTATCAAGAATTCAGAGTCTTGATGAGTGGGAGAAGTTTTTATTTTATAAAAAGTTCGTTTTGAAAAATATCTTCTATGTATTCCACAGTTTGATATCCATAAATTTCATGAACTATTTCTGATTCTTTGTTACTATTTAGTTTAAGAATATATGTCATAGGATATATTATTATTTTATGCCCAAATTCTTTTCTTAATTGTGAAGATATCTCACTTCCTTTTTGAACTTTAAAAAATTTTATATCTGTTTTATATTTTTGTTTGATTATATAATCTAATTCACTTTTATATCTTACACACCAAGGACAGCCATTTTTTTCAAAAACTAAAAAAATTATATGATGTTCTTTTAGCTGTGACAATGATTTTAAACTTTCTAAAGCATTAGCTGATGCAGAAAAAAACAATAAGATTGTTACTAAAATTAATTTATACATTTATTTCCTTTAATTTTTTTATAAACGGCAAATCTACTCCTAGAAAATCATAATCAGGTAGTTCAGCAATATCAACCCATACAGCAGCTGTATGAACATTTAATTTTAGTATCTGACATTCATCTGTTTTATAAGCTGTATAAATATGTAAACAGAAGTCTGTGTCATTGACGTTAATCTCTTCAAACCCAAGACATTCATCTATACTTACATCAAGAGACAACTCCTCTTTAGTTTCACGAATGCCACACTCTTGCAATGTTTCATTACCTTCAAGTTTACCACCAGGAAACTCCCATCTATTTGGCATAACCTTACCTAATGGTCTCTTAGCTATCAAAACTTTTTTATCATTATTGATAATTACTACACTTACTGCAGTTATAATTTTTTTATTCATAAACTTTCATACTAACTAAAAATAATATTTACCTATTATATCAGAAGTTGAAAAAAATTGACAAAGCTCTGCTTGTTGTTATTGCTAGCTTAATTAGCGTATTATTTATATTTATAACCAGCAACTATATAGTTACAGTTATAGTTTTGTTATTTCACAGACATCGTCTCTCATGCTTTTTCTAATCTCTAAAAAATCTTCTAAATGATTAAAAAATAGTTCTACTAGTTTAGGATCAAAATGACTTCCACTCTCTTTCTTGAAGAAGCTTAAAATATCATCTAACTCCCAAGCATTTTTATAGACTCTATCGTGCCCTAAAGCATCAAATACATCTGCAATGGCGGTTATACGCCCATAAATATGAATCTCTTCACCTTTAAGAGCGTTTGGATACCCTGTTCCATTCCACTTCTCATGATGCGTGAGTGCAACTATAGAAGAAGCTTTTAGTATTGCTCTATGAGAGTATTTTAGCATTTCATGTCCTATTGTAACATGCGTTTTCATCACCTCAAACTCTTCATAGGTTAGTATTCCTGGTTTATTTAAAATGCTATCAGGGATACCAACTTTACCTATGTCATGCATAGGTGAAGCTTGCTTAAGTAGTGCCGCCTCTTCTTCACTCAATCCAATTAGTTTTGCTAAATGATAAGAGTACTCTGCAACTCTTTTAACATGCAGACCTGTCTCTCTAGATCTTGTCTCTCCTATGGCACCCATAGTGAGAACTACCTCTTTTTGCGTGTCAATTATCTCTTGATTGAGTTTAATTATCTCGGTTAAATCATGCATGACATGTATATGTTCGACAATGTTTTCGCTCAAACCAACAATAGGATAAATAAGATTATCAACCGTATATTCTTCTCCATCTTTTGTTATGTTTGTTAAAATCTCATGAACTATTTTATTATTACTAAGTTCATCCTTTAGTTGCTCGCATTTGTCTAATTTTCTATATTTTTCATGTCGTATTTCTTGACAATTTTTACCTACCACCTCATCATTGTCATAACCACTAAGCTCACAAAATTTTTCATTGACATAAGTAATAATATTTTTAGTATCTGTTTTCATAATAGCTGTAGTTGCATTTATAGCATCTTCATACTGCTGAGTGTAGTTTAGATTTTCATCAAGACTTTGATGTGTCGTATCAAGCTCGTTTTTTAAAATATTCTTATATTCTTCGAGCTCCGTCACATCATTTCTAATACCTATATACTCCCTAAAAGAGCCATCCTTATTATATATTGGGCTAATCTCCAAGATAACATAGTATGCTTTTGCATTTTTCTTTTTATTTTTAAGAAGTCCATTCCAGACTTTACCACTTTTGATAGTCTTCCACATATCTGCATAAACTTCCGCTGACATATCCTCATGTCTTATTATAGAGTGAGGCTTTCCTATAAGCTCTTCTTTTGTATACCCGGATATAAGTTCAAAGTTTTTATTTACCTCTTTTATGTTTCCATATTCATCAGAGGTAGAAAAGATTGATGCTTCTTCCACCGCATTTTTGAACTGTTCGAGATAGTAATTATTTTCATCCAACTGAACTCTAAGTTCCATAGGTTCAACTATTTTTCCTATACTCTCCATAAACTCTTTTAAGTTCAAAGGCTTTATCAAATAAGCATCGACGTGAAGATTTATAGCTTGCAAAAGATAGTCGGATTCATTAAATGCAGTAGTAACAACTATTGGTATATCTTTATTGTTTTGTCTGATAATATTTATCATCTCTATTCCATTCATTATGGGCATCTGTATATCTGTAATGATTATCTCGGGTTTATTCTGCTTAAAGAGATCTATACCTTCTTCACCGTTATACGCAATAAATAATTCCTTTACTTTTAAACTTAAGAAAAAAGCTATCTCTTCTGATATTTCTTTGTTATCTTCAACATACAAAACAGTGTATTTTTTCAAAATATCTAGATCAAATTTATTTTTCATATTATTTCTTTTCACAAGGGCTTAGTTTAATCTTGATTGTAAAACAAGCGCCGATATTATTATTTTTTACTTTTAGCTTGCCATGCATATTATTTTCTATAATTGTTTTAGACATATAAAGACCTATCCCTGTGCCCTTTCCTTCATCTTTTGTTGTAAAATAAGGATCAAAAACTTTTTCTATGATTTCATTTTTTATACCACCGGCATTGTCTTCAATAGAAAAATATGCAAACTCACCTTCTTTATATATAGAAACATTAATTAGTCTCTTCCCATCTTTTTTTTCCATAAGGGCATCTTTTGAGTTATTTAAAATGTTTAGGATTACTTGAGAAAATTCACTTTTAAAGCCATTTACACAAACGTTTGTATTAATACTTTCATTTATTTCTATCATGTTACTTACAATACTTGAGCCTAATATATCCATTGTTGACTCATAAGCTTTTGCGTAAGAGAAAACTTCAGTATCTTTGTTTGGTTTAAAGAAATTCCTGAAATCATCAATGGTCTGCGACATTGATTGGGTCAGATTATTTCCTTTTTCTACAACACGTTTAATGTATGCTTCATTGAGGCTATCGCTCTCATACGCAAACTCTATATTTTGCATCAATAAACTAAGAGCATTGAGTGGCTGTCTCCACTGGTGTGCAATATTTCCTATCATCTCACCCATAGATGCAAACCTTGATTGCTGGATAAGGATTTGCTCTTGTTCTGTTCTTTTAAAGACCTCTTCTTTTACCCTTTGGTCAAGTTGTTTATTTAAGAGATTAAGTTCTTCTGTTCTCTCAGCAACATGCTGTTCCAACTCATCGTTATAGCCTCTGAGTTGCTTATCTGAAGCTTTTAAAGCATCTACCATATAGTTAAAACTTGATGCCAACTCTCCAATCTCATCTTTTTGTAATATATCTACTTTATTAGTAAAATCTCCAGCGGCAATATTTCTTGCAGCACGATTTAGTATCAAAATTGGCTTTACTAGCCATACTGTAATCATGAAAGAAAAGAGTATGGAAACAAAAAGCATGCCTAATACTAATAATAAACTATCCCTATAAATACTCTGCATATTTTTATTGTATCGCTCCAAGGATAGTCCTACTGATATCCACCCCCATTTTATACCAGTGAACATGATAGGATAATTAAAGTGATATACCTTTTCATCGTATAACTCACTTGTTATTTTATTGCTTTTTACTTCATCAGCCTCTAAGTCGATAATAATCTTTGGTAGAGCATCAAGTATGAGCCATTTAGAAGAATCGCTGTATATACTTTGTCCACCTCTTTTTTTAAATATTATGTATTTTATTTCACTATTATCCTTAAGTACTTTTTGTACATGTTCCACAATAAAACTTTCATCATCTACTACCATGGCATCCGAAGTAACAAGAGATATGGATCTTACTACCGTATTAGCTTGGGAATACAAAACATTCATCAAGGCATTTTTCTGATTATTAATTATAGAGTAACTAAAGAGTATTACAACTACAATTACAATTGTTACAATCAAAATAAATGTCTTTGCAAATAGACTATTAATTGAAAACATTTACCCATTCCTCTTTAAATAATGTTTTTTTTAAATTCTGATTCAATTGTAATTTCATTGCGCTTAATGGCTGACGCCATTGATGTGCAATATAATAATTCAAAAAGATGAACAAGAATATCATACGTGCAAATGATTTCGAGTGCTCCTCGTTCTCACTATTGAATAAATTTTTTTCCAAATTCATTAAATTAATCCATCTTAACTTCATATTTTTGCTTGAGCACCATATACGCATCATAATATTCAAACAAAGGCTTTAAATCTCTTTGTGCCAATGGTAATATTTTTTTCATTTTAAAAAGGCTCATAATGTTTTGACCGCGTGCAGAACTGTTGTTCCTTGCCATGTTAAGACTAAATATATCAAGCATTTCCTCAGTAGTATTGTTATGAAAACCTCCCACAAGTGATAGAAAAATTTTCTCACTTTTGTGTAATACCTTTAGTTTTTTACTAATATCTGGGTTCATTTCAGACACAACAGCAAAAACATACGATGGCACAATACATGCATCTACCTTTGAAAAATATGTTTTTAATATAGAAGTAGAGAATTTTTCTGTTTTCTCCATATCTGAAAAATAGTTTTTTGCTGTGGTATGTGCTTCTTTTAGTATTTCAAAATCAACTACCATGCGACCCATATAATCATCACTACGGCTCATTATAATCTTGGCTTTTAAATCTTTTATTGTATTTATTTTTCCATCATCTCTAACCAGGATTATATATTCTTCAAATAATTCTGAACTTCTTTGTACCATCCAAAAATTTTTTGTATTATCATAAAATATATCTTTATGTTTTAAGAGAAAATAAGGGTTTACAGCCATGTAATTAAACTTGTTGTTTATATAGTCTTCGAGCATCTCATCCACATTTTCATAGTACGTTATATCTGCTTGAACTCCATCAAGAATTAAAAAATCTTTTATCCATAACGTAAACGCCAAACGGGCATCTTTATATTTTATATCATTAAGACCATCCACAAGATAGCCCATACTTCCTTTATAAACTGTCTTTTCACCATAGCATTGACCCATGCTTAAAAGAATTATAAAAAAAATTTGGAGTACCTTGTGCATCATGTTGCCTTATTTGTTTATAGAATCTTCTATGGCATTTCCAACAATCAAATCAGATTTGGCGCGAGCCAGTGCATAATCATTTTGACAACGGTAAAAATCAGCCTCTGTAAGTGCTTCAAATAGCTGAGACTCAATAACATCTTTTGTTTCAACCATATCTTCTTGGTAGGCTCTTGTATTTAAATCTCTGTTTTCTTTTGCTACTTCCACTGCATCTACTAAAACTTTATATTTATTATAGGTACTTTGCATCTCTAAGTAGGCTTGTTTGATTTGAAGAGCCAAGCCATCTTGTAAAAGTATCTCTTGTTCTTGCATTTTTAGTTTTTCTAGTCTGCTCTGTTGCACTTGGTTTGTTGTGCGCATACCGTTAAAGAGTGACCACTGCACACCTACTCCTATGCTCCAAGAGTTTTTGTTCGTATCATTAATGACACCATACTCGTAGTCATTATACATGTGTTGGGCACTTGCTACAAACGCAACCTGTGGGAGATAACCACTTTGTGCTTCGTCAATTTTTGCATCTTGAACTTTAATAGCTAGCTTTAAAGTTTTATAATCTGGATTAAACTCATACGCTTTTTGAACCATCATCTTCATAGACTTATCCATAACTGGTGCCGGGAGTTTGTCATCTGTTGCATCTATCTCTTTCTCCCATGAGTAGCCCATTGCATTTGCTAGAGCAGCCTTAGCCATAACCACTTTAGATTTAATGTCTTCATAAAAAACTTCTATCATATTTACACTCATCTTTGAACGTAAATAGTCTGTTTTTTTCACTTTCATTGAGCCGCCTTGATACAACTGTGAAGTTAAATCACGAGTAAAGCTCATTCTCTCTAAAGTATCTGAGGCTAGTTTTTCAACTCGCTTAGCTAAAACAACCCCGTAGTAGTACTTTTTTACATCATATATAACTTGGTTACGAGTACGCACTACTCCCTCTTGTGAAATTGCTTTGCCTATTTTTGCTTGCTCCGTAATAGCTGTGATTTTTCCACCCGTGTAAAGAGGCAACATAAAATCAATCTGGCTCATAACCGTGTCACGCCCCATCATCTGAACTTCCATGTCTATTGGAAGACTTCCTTGATCTGGTATAGCTGCTGCTGCAGCTGAGAATTGTGTGCCAGTAGTAGTAGCACTAGCAGCAATAGCATTTAAAGTTCCCTGAGTAGCAAGATCTAGTGTCCCAGAGTCAGCAGATACAGCTCCAGCGGTAGCACCTAAAGTCGTGTATGCTCCACCAAGACCACTATATAAGTTTTTTATTCCAGTATTGTCAACCGTTGCAAGCCCTCTCAT
This window encodes:
- a CDS encoding sensor histidine kinase — its product is MFSINSLFAKTFILIVTIVIVVVILFSYSIINNQKNALMNVLYSQANTVVRSISLVTSDAMVVDDESFIVEHVQKVLKDNSEIKYIIFKKRGGQSIYSDSSKWLILDALPKIIIDLEADEVKSNKITSELYDEKVYHFNYPIMFTGIKWGWISVGLSLERYNKNMQSIYRDSLLLVLGMLFVSILFSFMITVWLVKPILILNRAARNIAAGDFTNKVDILQKDEIGELASSFNYMVDALKASDKQLRGYNDELEQHVAERTEELNLLNKQLDQRVKEEVFKRTEQEQILIQQSRFASMGEMIGNIAHQWRQPLNALSLLMQNIEFAYESDSLNEAYIKRVVEKGNNLTQSMSQTIDDFRNFFKPNKDTEVFSYAKAYESTMDILGSSIVSNMIEINESINTNVCVNGFKSEFSQVILNILNNSKDALMEKKDGKRLINVSIYKEGEFAYFSIEDNAGGIKNEIIEKVFDPYFTTKDEGKGTGIGLYMSKTIIENNMHGKLKVKNNNIGACFTIKIKLSPCEKK
- a CDS encoding PAS domain S-box protein, yielding MKNKFDLDILKKYTVLYVEDNKEISEEIAFFLSLKVKELFIAYNGEEGIDLFKQNKPEIIITDIQMPIMNGIEMINIIRQNNKDIPIVVTTAFNESDYLLQAINLHVDAYLIKPLNLKEFMESIGKIVEPMELRVQLDENNYYLEQFKNAVEEASIFSTSDEYGNIKEVNKNFELISGYTKEELIGKPHSIIRHEDMSAEVYADMWKTIKSGKVWNGLLKNKKKNAKAYYVILEISPIYNKDGSFREYIGIRNDVTELEEYKNILKNELDTTHQSLDENLNYTQQYEDAINATTAIMKTDTKNIITYVNEKFCELSGYDNDEVVGKNCQEIRHEKYRKLDKCEQLKDELSNNKIVHEILTNITKDGEEYTVDNLIYPIVGLSENIVEHIHVMHDLTEIIKLNQEIIDTQKEVVLTMGAIGETRSRETGLHVKRVAEYSYHLAKLIGLSEEEAALLKQASPMHDIGKVGIPDSILNKPGILTYEEFEVMKTHVTIGHEMLKYSHRAILKASSIVALTHHEKWNGTGYPNALKGEEIHIYGRITAIADVFDALGHDRVYKNAWELDDILSFFKKESGSHFDPKLVELFFNHLEDFLEIRKSMRDDVCEITKL
- a CDS encoding PhnD/SsuA/transferrin family substrate-binding protein, whose amino-acid sequence is MGQCYGEKTVYKGSMGYLVDGLNDIKYKDARLAFTLWIKDFLILDGVQADITYYENVDEMLEDYINNKFNYMAVNPYFLLKHKDIFYDNTKNFWMVQRSSELFEEYIILVRDDGKINTIKDLKAKIIMSRSDDYMGRMVVDFEILKEAHTTAKNYFSDMEKTEKFSTSILKTYFSKVDACIVPSYVFAVVSEMNPDISKKLKVLHKSEKIFLSLVGGFHNNTTEEMLDIFSLNMARNNSSARGQNIMSLFKMKKILPLAQRDLKPLFEYYDAYMVLKQKYEVKMD
- a CDS encoding (deoxy)nucleoside triphosphate pyrophosphohydrolase; this translates as MNKKIITAVSVVIINNDKKVLIAKRPLGKVMPNRWEFPGGKLEGNETLQECGIRETKEELSLDVSIDECLGFEEINVNDTDFCLHIYTAYKTDECQILKLNVHTAAVWVDIAELPDYDFLGVDLPFIKKLKEINV
- a CDS encoding TolC family protein — translated: MIKKQTLLLSVVLATSLYAQSVTLDEAIAIALENNKQLRVSDISLKIADTLYNQAMSAHYPTLDVSVTAMRLDEAPTFEMRGLATVDNTGIKNLYSGLGGAYTTLGATAGAVSADSGTLDLATQGTLNAIAASATTTGTQFSAAAAAIPDQGSLPIDMEVQMMGRDTVMSQIDFMLPLYTGGKITAITEQAKIGKAISQEGVVRTRNQVIYDVKKYYYGVVLAKRVEKLASDTLERMSFTRDLTSQLYQGGSMKVKKTDYLRSKMSVNMIEVFYEDIKSKVVMAKAALANAMGYSWEKEIDATDDKLPAPVMDKSMKMMVQKAYEFNPDYKTLKLAIKVQDAKIDEAQSGYLPQVAFVASAQHMYNDYEYGVINDTNKNSWSIGVGVQWSLFNGMRTTNQVQQSRLEKLKMQEQEILLQDGLALQIKQAYLEMQSTYNKYKVLVDAVEVAKENRDLNTRAYQEDMVETKDVIESQLFEALTEADFYRCQNDYALARAKSDLIVGNAIEDSINK